The Flavobacteriaceae bacterium 3519-10 genome includes a window with the following:
- a CDS encoding HNH nuclease, translating into MSQKEYYEIGKNKNLPIRCPILNYCSRRAFTIYFNSDYDKYDAGQNVQEALLKDGTLPSDFESKKIDIQGEAPTWIKGNSSYCFSGMCPEVNLFDAMNSLFKDEACVSAEYDKYYTEPKHRVLKTQHYSECPEFNFYNFEKGRKKVSESKPRKTISYKIRSILQKEIKSVCPFCYNEDVEHFHVHHIDENPANNKIDNLLMLCPNCHSKITKGDIKYEEVITMKRNLNKYC; encoded by the coding sequence ATGAGTCAAAAAGAATATTATGAAATTGGAAAAAATAAAAATTTACCAATAAGGTGTCCAATTTTAAATTATTGTAGCAGAAGAGCATTCACCATCTACTTTAACTCTGATTATGACAAGTATGACGCAGGTCAAAATGTTCAAGAAGCTTTATTAAAAGACGGAACTTTGCCAAGTGATTTTGAGTCTAAAAAAATAGATATTCAAGGAGAAGCCCCTACTTGGATAAAAGGTAACTCAAGTTATTGCTTTAGTGGAATGTGTCCCGAAGTAAATCTTTTTGATGCAATGAATTCTTTGTTTAAGGACGAAGCTTGTGTTTCTGCTGAATATGACAAATATTACACAGAACCGAAACATAGAGTTTTAAAAACACAACATTATTCTGAATGTCCAGAATTTAATTTTTATAATTTTGAAAAAGGAAGAAAAAAAGTTTCTGAATCTAAGCCTCGTAAAACTATTTCTTATAAAATTAGATCAATTTTGCAAAAGGAAATAAAATCTGTTTGCCCATTTTGTTACAATGAAGATGTAGAACATTTTCACGTTCATCATATAGACGAAAATCCAGCAAACAATAAAATTGATAACTTATTAATGCTATGCCCTAATTGTCATTCAAAAATTACAAAGGGAGATATTAAATATGAAGAAGTAATAACAATGAAAAGAAACTTAAATAAATACTGCTAA
- a CDS encoding response regulator receiver domain protein (CheY-like), translating to MIKELITDITYDKIKLSQGLTRAKLIANEIKNDIFSKWLNKELEGYEYQDEYLPSYRKIWSLIELVMEIPGGRFHTFPVVVPEDMDDKFKESVNNHFIIEPISIVEAQIESIDTSKGYITLPPQMIEILAKPFKPQITLYRGVIRKAQREIGKVHYQSVIELTKQKLIDTLMQLNNEFPNLQNKYEMTEENKNKVQHIITNNIYGNSNPLNIATGNNNVQAVNITSLKSEDVEKLKSYGVTEAEIEELKTIIDTKTRDKPKFVEKTMKWLGGVTASVAGRGLYENIPAITDFIHKLTL from the coding sequence ATGATAAAAGAACTAATTACTGATATAACTTACGATAAAATTAAATTATCTCAAGGTTTAACAAGAGCAAAACTTATTGCAAATGAAATCAAAAATGACATTTTCTCAAAATGGCTAAATAAGGAACTTGAAGGATATGAATATCAAGATGAATATTTACCAAGCTATAGAAAAATTTGGAGCTTAATTGAACTTGTTATGGAAATTCCCGGTGGAAGATTTCATACTTTTCCAGTAGTAGTACCTGAAGATATGGATGATAAATTTAAAGAATCCGTAAATAATCATTTTATAATAGAACCTATTTCAATAGTTGAGGCACAAATTGAAAGCATTGATACGTCAAAAGGATATATCACTTTACCGCCGCAAATGATTGAAATTTTGGCAAAGCCATTTAAACCACAGATTACTCTATACAGAGGAGTAATTCGTAAAGCTCAAAGAGAAATTGGTAAAGTACACTATCAAAGTGTTATTGAATTAACAAAACAAAAACTAATTGATACTTTAATGCAATTAAATAATGAATTTCCAAACCTTCAAAATAAATACGAAATGACAGAAGAAAATAAAAATAAAGTTCAACATATAATCACCAATAATATTTATGGAAATAGTAATCCTTTAAATATTGCAACAGGAAATAATAATGTACAAGCCGTTAATATCACTTCATTAAAATCAGAAGATGTCGAAAAATTAAAATCTTATGGAGTTACTGAAGCAGAAATTGAAGAACTTAAAACAATTATTGATACTAAAACAAGGGACAAACCAAAATTTGTAGAAAAAACTATGAAATGGTTAGGTGGTGTAACTGCTTCAGTTGCAGGAAGAGGACTATATGAAAATATTCCAGCAATTACAGATTTCATTCATAAACTGACATTATAA
- a CDS encoding putative outer membrane protein, probably involved in nutrient binding has translation MKKKFCRPAGIAFAFLLSGVYTTVHAQSRTVTGTVNDGDKPLSGVTVSQEGSSQMTTTTASGAFSLQASGENPVLVFRHPEYGERKIVADRSSFVVSLTEKVNTIQEVVLNAGYYAVNARESTGSIAKVTAKEIENQPVTNVLSAVQGRMAGVSITQNSGTPGGGFDVQIRGRNSLRNLLNSMTDGNAPLYIIDGVPLAGDLISTLSTSALPLQRISPLNSINPNDVESIEVLKDADATAIYGSRGGNGVILITTKKGKASPVRLKVNSSQGFSQVGSVLKMMNSAEYISMRKQAYANVGTTVYPANAYDINGTWDQTRYTDWQKELLGGTAENTNILVNVSGGSDRNSFSVSAGYGNQTSVFPGGQQYRTNTLSSHFDHHSADRKFSLGFSNLLTLTKNRTLNTDFTNAALRLAPNAPALFDTAGNLNWENGSFNNPLAQLNARYRNATQHVNQNLNIAYRFWGGFSAKLNAGATLQQLEEYSLLPNTIYSPSSGLHSSSAYSSSSRGTSSVFSYLLEPQLTWTKKYDAHEWSVLTGVTFQESVNKNSGMNGYGYASNSLLENIAAATNVTVLPLEENQYRYAAFFGRTNYQFKNRYILNLTARRDGSSRFGPNRRFASFGAAGAAWVLSEESFLKDFSWLSFAKLRGSIGRTGSDAIGDFQFLNTYSIGYYAYDGLPGLYPSRLYNPDFSWEKTDKLEAALDVSVFNDRIALTAAWYRNRSSNQLVGIPLPSTTGFSSILANLGATVENSGFELELGVHPLKGSAWEWSSSFNISIPRNKLLAFPGLEGSTYANRYVVGESIYVVKLLDYNGINAEGQYTFTDFNGDGKISSPDDSKALRTLGPKYFGGFQNTVRYRDFSLAFLVQFVKQQGWNYFRTMATPGLMVNQPVDLLNVWSPTNPGGIIMPYTPGNDSLTNTLSDHFMNSTAAVSDASFIRLKNIQLNYAVPLQNTLIKEAHIYVQGQNMLTWTNYFGLDPEFVTSGFLPPLKTLSMGLQLTF, from the coding sequence ATGAAAAAAAAGTTTTGCAGGCCGGCAGGCATCGCCTTTGCCTTTCTGCTCTCGGGAGTGTACACAACAGTACATGCCCAATCCCGCACCGTCACGGGAACTGTTAATGACGGTGACAAACCACTCAGCGGAGTCACTGTCAGTCAGGAAGGCAGCAGCCAGATGACGACCACCACTGCCTCGGGAGCGTTCTCGCTTCAAGCGTCCGGCGAAAACCCGGTACTTGTTTTCAGGCATCCCGAATACGGAGAAAGAAAAATAGTAGCCGACAGGAGCTCTTTCGTGGTCTCCCTCACCGAAAAAGTGAATACGATTCAGGAAGTGGTGCTCAACGCAGGTTACTATGCAGTAAATGCCCGCGAAAGCACGGGCAGCATTGCAAAAGTGACTGCCAAAGAAATTGAGAACCAGCCGGTGACGAATGTTTTGTCGGCGGTGCAGGGGAGGATGGCAGGGGTGAGTATTACGCAGAACAGCGGCACACCCGGAGGAGGGTTTGATGTGCAGATCCGGGGAAGGAACAGTCTGAGGAATCTGCTCAACAGCATGACGGATGGAAATGCACCGCTGTACATTATAGATGGCGTGCCTCTCGCAGGGGACCTGATCTCAACGCTCTCCACAAGTGCTTTGCCTCTGCAGCGCATCAGTCCGTTAAACAGCATTAACCCTAATGATGTTGAAAGCATTGAGGTGCTAAAAGACGCAGATGCTACGGCGATCTATGGATCAAGAGGCGGTAATGGTGTCATACTGATAACGACTAAGAAAGGGAAAGCCTCCCCGGTTCGTCTTAAAGTAAACAGCAGCCAGGGCTTCAGTCAGGTGGGCAGCGTGCTTAAGATGATGAACAGTGCTGAATACATCAGCATGCGCAAACAGGCCTACGCGAATGTCGGCACCACTGTGTATCCGGCCAACGCCTACGACATTAACGGAACCTGGGATCAGACCCGATACACCGACTGGCAGAAAGAACTGCTTGGCGGAACGGCGGAAAACACCAATATCCTTGTGAATGTTTCCGGCGGGTCGGACAGGAACAGTTTTTCGGTGAGTGCAGGATACGGTAACCAGACTTCGGTTTTTCCCGGCGGGCAGCAATACCGGACGAATACCCTTTCATCCCACTTCGATCACCATTCTGCCGACCGAAAGTTCAGCCTGGGATTTTCGAATCTTCTTACGCTCACTAAAAACCGCACGCTTAACACGGATTTCACAAACGCGGCCCTCAGGCTTGCGCCCAATGCGCCGGCGCTGTTTGACACTGCCGGGAATCTGAACTGGGAAAACGGGAGCTTTAACAATCCATTGGCACAGCTCAACGCTCGTTACCGGAATGCAACCCAGCACGTGAATCAGAACCTGAATATAGCCTACCGCTTCTGGGGTGGTTTTTCGGCTAAACTTAATGCCGGTGCAACCTTACAGCAGCTGGAGGAATACAGCCTGCTGCCGAATACGATCTACAGCCCTTCGTCGGGTCTCCATAGCAGCTCCGCCTATTCATCTTCATCGCGCGGCACCAGTTCGGTTTTCTCGTATCTTCTTGAGCCGCAGCTCACCTGGACAAAGAAATATGATGCGCATGAATGGTCGGTTTTAACGGGCGTCACATTTCAGGAAAGTGTGAATAAGAATTCAGGGATGAACGGTTACGGGTATGCGAGCAATTCGCTGCTTGAGAACATCGCTGCCGCGACGAACGTGACGGTTTTACCGCTTGAGGAAAACCAATACCGGTATGCGGCTTTTTTCGGACGTACAAACTATCAGTTTAAAAACCGCTATATCCTGAACCTTACCGCACGCCGGGACGGTTCCAGCCGTTTCGGGCCGAACCGCCGGTTTGCCAGTTTCGGAGCAGCCGGAGCGGCCTGGGTGCTGTCGGAAGAAAGTTTTCTAAAAGATTTCAGCTGGCTGAGTTTCGCCAAACTGCGCGGCAGTATCGGCCGCACCGGTAGCGATGCGATAGGAGACTTTCAGTTTCTGAATACGTACAGTATCGGCTATTATGCTTACGACGGTTTGCCCGGACTCTATCCTTCGCGTCTTTATAATCCGGACTTTTCATGGGAAAAGACCGATAAACTTGAGGCAGCACTGGATGTTTCTGTTTTTAATGACCGTATTGCTTTAACGGCAGCCTGGTACCGCAACCGCTCCTCGAATCAGCTGGTAGGCATCCCTTTGCCATCTACTACAGGCTTTTCGTCGATCCTCGCCAATCTCGGTGCCACGGTGGAAAACAGCGGCTTTGAACTTGAACTCGGGGTGCACCCTTTGAAAGGCAGTGCGTGGGAATGGAGCAGCTCATTTAATATCAGCATTCCAAGGAATAAACTCCTTGCCTTCCCGGGGCTGGAGGGTTCCACCTATGCCAACCGGTATGTAGTCGGCGAGTCAATCTATGTGGTTAAACTGCTGGATTATAACGGGATTAATGCGGAAGGACAATACACCTTTACTGATTTTAACGGGGACGGTAAAATATCTTCTCCCGACGATTCTAAAGCACTGCGGACTTTGGGACCTAAATATTTCGGCGGTTTTCAGAACACGGTGCGCTACAGAGATTTCAGTTTGGCTTTTCTGGTCCAGTTCGTTAAACAGCAAGGCTGGAATTATTTCAGGACGATGGCCACACCAGGTTTAATGGTTAACCAGCCCGTGGATCTGCTGAACGTGTGGTCGCCTACCAATCCGGGTGGTATTATCATGCCTTACACACCGGGCAATGACAGCCTTACCAACACGCTTAGTGATCATTTTATGAACAGTACCGCAGCGGTGAGCGACGCGTCGTTCATCCGGTTGAAAAACATCCAGCTTAACTACGCCGTTCCGCTGCAGAATACGCTCATAAAGGAAGCCCATATCTATGTACAGGGCCAGAATATGCTTACGTGGACAAACTACTTCGGGCTTGATCCGGAATTTGTGACGTCAGGATTTCTACCTCCTTTAAAAACCCTGTCGATGGGCCTGCAATTAACCTTTTAA
- a CDS encoding putative outer membrane protein, probably involved in nutrient binding: MKIQYTLKRIYTVSLGALLLSALHSCENLLDVNTPVSQTGSEQVFESVGTADAALSHLYTEIQAYSLLNGGSGGAGALLGAYTDDLISYDVYSQNGDMDIYQNVQGPSNISIKGVWTNAYSEIYTANAIINGVEKSTGIGEDDRRRIKGEALFVRTLIYYYLNQLFGDIPYTATTDYTVNQMLKKIPSAEVQLKIQEDLYSAAALLNDEYRNPERIYPNRKTAELLLATVLMTRQQYATAEALLRGIIQSPLYQWQPAVQETFKKNGQHILWQLKPLYPTQATNEVLLYYFESAHPTMYTLSDHLITSFSAGDLRKQWWTKEITVEQTAYYRADKYTRIFDNTDEYSIVFRLEEAYLLLAEALAQQGKLSEALPYLNAVKAKAGIPHVAPSVTKEQLLDEILAENRKEFFTERGIRFTTLKRMNRLSDLTSHKPNWKAHHQVWPLPFSELSLNPNLNPQNNGY; the protein is encoded by the coding sequence ATGAAAATACAATATACCCTCAAACGGATTTATACGGTAAGCCTGGGCGCCCTGCTGCTGTCAGCGCTGCATTCGTGCGAAAACCTTCTGGACGTAAATACGCCGGTCAGCCAGACGGGCAGTGAACAGGTTTTTGAATCTGTAGGAACCGCGGATGCTGCGCTCAGCCATCTGTACACGGAAATTCAGGCGTACTCGCTGCTAAACGGCGGGTCGGGCGGGGCGGGAGCGCTGCTGGGTGCTTATACGGATGATCTCATCAGTTATGATGTCTATTCTCAGAACGGCGATATGGATATTTATCAGAATGTGCAGGGGCCCAGTAACATCAGCATCAAAGGCGTTTGGACCAACGCTTACAGTGAAATTTATACGGCTAATGCCATTATAAACGGGGTGGAAAAAAGCACCGGAATCGGCGAAGACGACCGCAGGCGCATTAAAGGGGAGGCCCTGTTTGTGAGAACCCTGATCTATTACTACCTCAACCAGCTGTTTGGCGACATCCCTTATACGGCAACGACTGATTACACGGTAAACCAGATGCTAAAGAAAATCCCTTCAGCTGAAGTTCAGCTCAAAATTCAGGAAGACCTTTACAGCGCAGCTGCTTTGCTTAATGACGAGTACCGGAATCCGGAGCGCATTTACCCGAACCGGAAAACGGCTGAACTTCTGCTGGCAACTGTACTGATGACCCGCCAGCAATACGCCACCGCAGAGGCGCTTCTCCGTGGGATAATACAAAGTCCGCTCTATCAGTGGCAGCCGGCAGTACAGGAAACTTTTAAAAAGAACGGGCAGCATATTCTCTGGCAACTGAAGCCCCTTTATCCGACCCAAGCGACGAACGAGGTGCTTCTTTACTACTTTGAAAGCGCTCATCCTACGATGTACACCCTGTCTGATCACCTGATCACCTCGTTCTCCGCAGGTGACCTCCGCAAACAGTGGTGGACGAAGGAGATCACGGTAGAACAGACTGCCTATTACCGCGCTGATAAGTACACCCGGATATTTGACAATACGGATGAGTATTCTATTGTGTTCCGGCTGGAAGAAGCCTATCTGCTGCTGGCCGAAGCACTGGCACAGCAAGGCAAACTAAGCGAAGCGCTACCTTACCTGAACGCGGTAAAAGCGAAAGCAGGCATCCCGCATGTAGCGCCCTCCGTTACCAAAGAACAGCTGCTGGACGAAATTCTCGCTGAAAACAGAAAAGAATTTTTTACCGAGCGCGGCATCAGGTTCACCACTCTTAAACGAATGAACCGCTTATCGGATCTGACTTCGCATAAGCCTAACTGGAAAGCGCATCACCAGGTATGGCCGCTGCCTTTTTCTGAACTTTCACTCAATCCTAACCTCAATCCTCAAAATAATGGCTATTAA
- a CDS encoding peptidase S9, prolyl oligopeptidase active site domain protein, with translation MAIKTHPLFLFLFLHLFSLQVSAQKDELSPKSPFAGKTYDISWVVPSEDLKYLTFQKTYDYSADTLALVSTKHPDKIPYQAPDVYPISVKYTKGGAVFMSGGVTARLVDLTSLKEQVWNGIRKAFYVPSYERIVLFDGKGLRILDAKGRLTEEMTQVSAVQEKDERIFYTQKTAEGDQLMEWTPETKHVLSAVGGENFHVSYCRGPVVIYYHHDSRTGHAKMYLTDRSKQKTYALPEYLDGTPSRPVEVSALRSGRYFVTFATENKKVLQKSDVDIWYGNDNKLENKFYNDEIMTYAIWNPVINEIRPLDYQRFPTHIDTGEGRYLLASDPKQNQDYIRQKIKQKFYRYDTEEDRYEVMGDTGLYQNTDKDGKYLLSHDNDNWVVYTIATNEKRIIAVKDGIDAHEIFFSSDGNFVLFPRLERISAYDLRTGELRETPISSGYTATVAHGLRRGFSLHSFFYRNWYEAGQPLLIKVHNYSTSEQSIGLYRNERFQGLVSSGSDNLTPIAAFPQQKSYLYLRSNYNLPPVLTLNTGFKDRVIYRSNPQDKSVSGARMEKIAYTNSKGVALTGVLFYPSTFDKSQKYPMIVGIYELMHSNSNRYLRDGFAGRVEGINIRYYLDRGYFIYLPDIVFDGRGPGRSALDCVESGVNALRSHKHIDFAKLGLVGHSHGGYETNFIATQSKLFAAYVGGAGNSDLVRSYHSFNYNYTSPFYWQFEEQQYRLFKPFAEDKNLYIDNSPVYHAEKVTQPILLWTGTNDQNIYWEQTMEYYLALRRNDKKVVALFYDKEDHSFEKRKNREDLFVRISDWFDYHLKGIRKDWIHVMNS, from the coding sequence ATGGCTATTAAGACCCATCCTTTGTTTTTGTTTTTGTTTCTTCATTTGTTTTCACTGCAGGTTTCTGCCCAAAAAGATGAACTGTCCCCGAAAAGTCCCTTTGCAGGTAAGACCTATGATATCTCCTGGGTGGTACCCTCGGAGGATCTTAAGTACTTGACGTTCCAGAAAACGTATGATTATTCAGCCGATACACTGGCACTTGTATCTACGAAACATCCGGACAAAATCCCGTATCAGGCCCCGGACGTTTATCCTATTAGCGTAAAATACACGAAAGGAGGCGCGGTATTCATGAGTGGTGGCGTCACTGCAAGGCTGGTAGATCTTACATCGCTGAAAGAGCAGGTATGGAACGGCATACGGAAGGCTTTTTATGTACCGTCTTACGAAAGAATTGTTCTATTTGACGGCAAAGGTTTACGTATTCTGGATGCGAAAGGACGCTTAACCGAAGAAATGACGCAGGTGTCTGCGGTGCAGGAGAAGGACGAACGGATATTTTACACGCAAAAAACGGCTGAAGGTGACCAACTGATGGAATGGACTCCTGAGACAAAACATGTGCTGTCTGCCGTGGGCGGTGAAAACTTCCATGTCAGTTACTGCAGGGGGCCTGTGGTCATCTATTATCACCATGATTCGCGTACTGGCCATGCTAAAATGTACCTGACTGACCGTAGCAAGCAAAAAACGTATGCTTTACCTGAGTACCTTGACGGGACACCCAGCAGGCCGGTTGAGGTTTCAGCCCTGAGATCAGGGCGCTATTTTGTTACTTTCGCTACAGAGAATAAAAAAGTGCTACAGAAATCTGATGTCGATATCTGGTACGGCAATGACAATAAACTTGAAAACAAGTTTTACAATGATGAGATTATGACTTATGCCATCTGGAATCCTGTGATTAATGAAATAAGACCGCTGGATTACCAACGTTTTCCGACCCACATTGACACCGGTGAAGGACGCTATCTGCTGGCGTCTGATCCCAAACAGAACCAGGATTATATCAGACAAAAAATCAAACAGAAGTTCTACCGATACGATACAGAAGAGGACCGGTATGAGGTAATGGGTGACACCGGCCTCTACCAGAACACCGACAAAGATGGAAAATACCTGCTTTCGCATGATAACGATAACTGGGTGGTCTATACGATCGCTACCAATGAAAAGAGGATTATCGCAGTGAAAGACGGCATCGATGCTCATGAAATTTTTTTCAGTTCCGACGGAAATTTTGTGTTGTTTCCCCGCCTGGAGCGGATCAGTGCATATGATCTGCGAACCGGCGAACTCAGAGAAACACCTATATCTTCAGGCTACACTGCAACAGTGGCGCATGGATTAAGGCGAGGCTTTTCCCTGCACAGCTTTTTTTACCGAAACTGGTACGAGGCAGGGCAACCCCTGCTGATCAAGGTGCACAACTACAGTACTTCAGAGCAATCGATTGGACTCTACCGGAATGAGAGATTTCAGGGTCTGGTGAGTTCAGGCAGCGATAATCTTACCCCTATTGCGGCTTTTCCGCAGCAAAAAAGCTATCTGTACCTGAGAAGCAACTATAATCTGCCGCCTGTACTTACCCTGAATACGGGTTTTAAAGACCGCGTAATCTACCGGAGCAATCCGCAGGATAAATCGGTTTCCGGTGCACGGATGGAAAAAATTGCCTACACCAACTCTAAAGGCGTTGCCCTGACCGGTGTGCTTTTTTACCCCAGCACCTTCGACAAATCACAGAAATATCCAATGATAGTTGGCATTTATGAGCTGATGCACAGCAACAGTAACCGCTATCTAAGAGACGGGTTTGCCGGAAGGGTAGAGGGTATTAATATCCGGTATTATCTGGACCGTGGATATTTTATTTATCTGCCCGATATTGTATTTGACGGACGCGGCCCCGGCCGCTCCGCACTCGACTGTGTGGAGTCGGGCGTAAACGCCCTCAGGTCTCATAAGCATATTGATTTTGCAAAGCTTGGGCTGGTCGGCCATTCGCACGGCGGTTATGAAACCAACTTCATTGCTACTCAAAGCAAATTATTTGCTGCCTACGTGGGAGGTGCGGGAAACAGCGATCTCGTGCGCTCTTATCATTCGTTCAATTATAATTATACAAGCCCTTTTTACTGGCAGTTCGAGGAACAGCAGTACCGCCTGTTCAAACCGTTTGCCGAAGACAAAAATCTGTACATTGACAACAGTCCTGTGTATCATGCCGAGAAAGTGACCCAGCCCATTTTACTGTGGACGGGAACCAACGACCAGAATATCTATTGGGAACAGACCATGGAATATTATCTTGCGCTCAGGCGTAACGATAAAAAGGTAGTTGCCCTCTTTTATGATAAGGAGGATCACAGTTTTGAGAAACGAAAAAACCGTGAGGATCTGTTTGTCAGGATATCAGACTGGTTCGATTATCATCTTAAAGGTATTCGTAAAGACTGGATCCATGTGATGAATAGCTAA
- a CDS encoding helix-turn-helix- domain containing protein, AraC type has translation MCNQLMSCMKGLIFFLTVFAVLLTAQDYADFRSRYDHYPNDDPGAFRYVHPYIEKAKREGNYEELTQAYKDAVSFSPEHKIAYADSMISAASRTRNPDLLATAYLTKGTVYYFNYRKYKPALDEYLKAWQYAQHSKSDYLYYKNLYHIGVVKSYLGYYSEALTIFERCKNHFRNPHSEPEPPNIKYNRRKGYLNTLHQEAVSLLHLQRTDKAQAVLESGLAETGAEADYALERSYFYNLQGIVAYRQKRDSAAVTLLATALAGLEKKNDFTHAAIAYYYLGKSSARLGKSEDALRNFAKIDSVFRAHSFILPEVRGAYEFLITYYHHIGNKEQELYYTTQLLKADQIISADFKYLSGKIYKEYDTQDLLESKKRLESTAPFFYLIIGILLAAFMGHALYLYRRRRAEMEIYRQYQSFLLKAQEEQQGVDVPPVALKRHHKIADRSLIKLLHKLETFENSRLFLEKGLTRQRLAAALETNESYLSKVINEYKENNFNGYINRLRIQYITQKLRDSSVHRSFSIEGLAAECGFADRIKFTKAFTEINGMSPREMIRELNREAAHL, from the coding sequence GTGTGTAACCAACTCATGAGCTGTATGAAAGGCCTGATTTTCTTCCTGACGGTGTTTGCCGTGCTGTTAACCGCGCAGGACTATGCCGATTTCCGGTCGCGTTACGACCATTATCCGAATGATGATCCCGGGGCATTCCGGTATGTACACCCTTATATTGAGAAAGCAAAGCGTGAGGGAAACTACGAGGAACTTACGCAGGCCTATAAGGATGCCGTAAGTTTCAGCCCTGAACACAAGATCGCCTACGCGGACAGCATGATCTCTGCCGCATCGCGTACCCGTAACCCAGACCTGCTGGCCACCGCCTATCTCACCAAGGGAACGGTTTACTATTTCAATTACAGGAAGTATAAACCTGCTCTGGATGAATACCTCAAAGCATGGCAGTATGCGCAGCATTCAAAATCGGATTATCTGTACTACAAAAACCTCTATCATATCGGGGTCGTGAAAAGTTATCTGGGCTATTACAGTGAAGCACTGACTATCTTTGAAAGATGTAAGAACCATTTCAGGAACCCGCACAGCGAGCCGGAACCTCCGAATATAAAATATAACCGCAGAAAAGGCTATCTCAATACCCTGCATCAGGAAGCAGTATCCCTGCTTCATCTTCAGCGGACGGACAAGGCGCAGGCCGTTCTTGAAAGCGGCCTGGCAGAAACCGGTGCCGAGGCTGATTACGCGCTCGAAAGAAGCTATTTCTACAATCTGCAGGGGATTGTGGCCTACAGGCAAAAGCGTGACAGCGCCGCCGTGACCCTTCTTGCGACTGCACTTGCCGGGCTCGAGAAAAAGAATGATTTTACCCATGCGGCCATTGCGTATTATTATCTGGGTAAAAGCAGCGCGCGCCTCGGTAAATCGGAAGACGCTCTGCGTAATTTCGCAAAAATAGATTCTGTTTTCAGGGCGCATTCTTTTATCCTGCCTGAAGTACGCGGCGCGTATGAGTTTCTCATCACTTATTATCACCATATCGGGAACAAGGAACAGGAACTGTATTACACCACCCAACTTTTAAAGGCCGACCAAATAATATCCGCCGATTTCAAATATCTTTCAGGTAAAATTTACAAAGAGTATGATACGCAGGATCTTCTGGAATCCAAAAAAAGGCTCGAATCGACAGCCCCCTTTTTTTATCTGATTATCGGCATTCTGCTGGCTGCCTTTATGGGGCACGCCCTGTATCTGTACAGGAGGCGGCGGGCCGAAATGGAGATCTACCGGCAATATCAGTCGTTTCTGCTCAAAGCCCAAGAAGAGCAGCAGGGTGTGGACGTGCCACCCGTTGCTCTAAAACGCCACCATAAGATTGCCGACCGTTCCCTGATCAAGCTGTTGCATAAACTGGAGACTTTTGAAAACAGCAGGTTATTTCTTGAGAAAGGCCTCACAAGGCAAAGGCTGGCAGCAGCCTTAGAGACTAACGAGTCCTACCTTTCTAAAGTAATCAATGAATATAAAGAAAACAACTTCAATGGCTACATTAACCGGCTCCGTATTCAGTATATTACCCAGAAGCTGCGGGACAGCAGTGTTCACCGCAGCTTTTCTATAGAGGGGCTTGCCGCGGAATGTGGTTTCGCCGACCGGATTAAGTTTACCAAAGCGTTTACCGAAATCAACGGCATGAGTCCCCGCGAAATGATCAGGGAACTCAACCGGGAAGCAGCCCACCTTTAA